In Plasmodium chabaudi chabaudi strain AS genome assembly, chromosome: 10, a single genomic region encodes these proteins:
- a CDS encoding apical sushi protein, putative encodes MNIIYNIIAYILCYKILVEGKEANGVSFLNIINKSDSIINDQRFEPLDLTKNRAGTGVIEFSNANKTDEDDDHSFRRSNLSFIQNEINKNLEPSNKDKSEKDKSGDSKKNAETFHSEKSKITNEEIIKNGEDFYINEGVTEYGYNNDEEFYNSFHVNTNNKPVNINSLCFGLTDSDSCQQNSNCFYDDIYKTCFQKCSLLNERDCLKYSECKYENGTCENHGFLSIKVFDNDFGADMRSCELFESEESCYLMETRYKKSDNNNRTNFNCVWLTYKQEIKKNKKNENGNMEKIDTNGTISQNVEMEKQNDKNMNYILRTNNPVSIAKDEKFISLLETKLNNKKKKGNNVNKGNKNVGKKNVGKKNDDDDDNDDIDDMDDESDIDLDELDDDDFKDDDDDDDDIENNKTNEPYGDKNGISKNMKKSTSSVTITGSQNNIQMDKKNTEGNINEVNKNIGNTNKFEKNLEKNESLNYSNNNNSNNESKLKENVNIQNTIEKKNGINGSFSELAENSVEISAEPIDNEGKINNININEDNKYDLNSDTHISIEKEVIQHDFHDSLNKKNTSNPQNNNEYDDVVTIETNICINLNTKPSPSILLEGALLAESEAELRKIEKKYNLSEEEICVKPPKETHIIYNPSKEYYIVGEKIEVTCQKGYKISSKTNNTLCIGGNKIMPNIFCESENNNEYHGENKYKLKNDPNSGINYSFSILVGIIILVFTGLYSI; translated from the exons atgaacataatatacaatataataGCATACATTCTAtgctataaaatattagtaGAAGGAAAAGAAGCAAATGGTGTtagttttttaaatataattaataaatcgGATTCTATTATAAACGATCAAAGGTTCGAACCTTTAGATTTAACCAAG AATCGTGCCGGAACAGGTGTTATTGAATTTAGTAACGCCAACAAAACAGATGAAGATGATGATCACTCCTTTCGTAGAtcta acCTTTCATTTATccaaaatgaaataaacaaaaatttggAACCATctaataaagataaaagtGAAAAAGACAAATCTGGtgatagtaaaaaaaatgctgaAACATTTCATAGTGAAAAATCTAAAATAACtaatgaagaaataataaaaaatggagaggatttttatataaatgaaggCGTAACAGAATATGGGTATAATAATGACGaggaattttataattctttCCACGTTAACACTAATAATAAGCCAGTTAATATTAACAGTTTATGTTTCGGCTTAACCGATTCAGATAGTTGCCAACAAAATTCTAATTGTTTTTATGATGACATATACAAAACATGCTTTCAAAAATGTAGTTTATTGAATGAACGCGATTGTTTGAAATATAGTGAATGCAAGTATGAAAACGGAACATGTGAAAATCATG gatttttatcaattaaGGTTTTTGATAATGATTTCGGAGCAGACATGCGATCGTGTGAATTATTTGAATCAGAAGAATCATGTTATTTAATGGAAACGCGCTACAAAAAAAgcgataataataatagaacaaattttaattgtGTTTGGTTAACATATAAGCAggaaataaagaaaaataaaaaaaatgaaaatggtAATATGGAGAAAATAGATACGAATGGCACAATAAGTCAAAATGTAGAGAtggaaaaacaaaatgataaaaatatgaactaTATTTTAAGAACAAATAATCCAGTAAGTATTGCtaaagatgaaaaattCATTTCACTTTTAGagacaaaattaaataataaaaagaagaaaggcaataatgtaaataagggaaataaaaatgttgggaaaaaaaatgttggaaaaaaaaatgatgacgATGATGATAATGATGATATTGACGACATGGATGATGAATCTGACATTGACTTAGATGAACTAGATGATGATGATTTCAAGGACGATGACGACGATGATGATGATatcgaaaataataaaacgaACGAACCTTATGGGGATAAAAATGGTATAAGTaagaatatgaaaaaatcaACTTCAAGCGTTACAATAACAGGTtctcaaaataatatacaaatggataaaaaaaatacagaaggaaatataaatgaagttaataagaatattggtaacacaaataaatttgaaaaaaatctcgaaaaaaatgaatcattaaattatagcaataataataatagtaataatgaaaGTAAATTGAaagaaaatgtaaatattcaaaatactattgaaaaaaagaatggTATAAATGGTTCATTTTCGGAATTGGCAGAAAATAGTGTGGAAATAAGTGCTGAGCCAATTGACAATGAaggtaaaataaataatataaatataaatgaagatAACAAATATGATTTGAATAGTGATACACATATTTCAATTGAAAAAGAGGTAATACAACATGACTTTCATGattcattaaataaaaaaaatacgagTAATCCTCAAaacaataatgaatatgatGATGTTGTTACAATAGAAACGAACATTTGCATAAATTTGAACACCAAACCTAGTCCATCTATTTTATTAGAAGGTGCATTGTTAGCTGAAAGTGAGGCAGAACTAagaaaaattgaaaaaaaatataatttatccGAAGAAGAAATATGTGTTAAACCACCAAAAGAAactcatattatttataatccAAGCAAGGAATATTATATAGTGGGAGAAAAAATTGAAGTTACATGCCAAAAGGGATATAAGATATCtagtaaaacaaataatactTTATGTATTGGTggaaacaaaattatgcctaatatattttgtgaatcagaaaataataatgaatatcacggcgaaaataaatataaacttAAAAATGACCCTAATTCGGGTATAAATTATTCGTTTTCTATATTGGTTggtattataattttagtTTTCACTGGTTTGTATTCGATATAG
- a CDS encoding V-type proton ATPase subunit B, putative has translation MSKEVIHTKVEASRVNALAAVRNYKVCPRLEYKTISGVQGPLVIIEDVKFPKYSEIVTIHLGDNTSRQGQILEVCGKKAVIQVFEGTSGIDNKNSYVEVSGDILKMPMSDEMLGRVFNGSGKPIDKGPNILADDYLDINGNPINPQCRVYPKEMIQTGISTIDVMNSIVRGQKIPLFSAAGLPHNEIGAQICRQASLVQGKDVLDHSDENFAVVFGAMGVNMETARYFRQDFEENGKMERVCLFLNLANDPTIERILTPRIALTTAEYLAFEKEMHVFVILTDMSSYADALREVSSAREEVPGRRGYPGYMYSDLSTIYERAGRVEGRNGSITQFPILTMPNDDITHPIPDLTGYITEGQIFVDRNLYNRQIYPPINVLPSLSRLMKSGIGKNMTRIDHPYVSDQLYSNYAIAQDVKAMKAVIGEEALSNDDILYLEFLDKFEKRFITQNTYESRDIYQSLEIAWDLLRIFPEDMLKKIKSDILSKYYPRHHAS, from the exons atgagtAAAGAAGTTATACATACTAAGGTTGAGGCGTCACGTGTAAATGCGTTGGCAGCTGTAAGGAACTACAAAGTTTGCCCAAGGCTTGAATACAAAACAATATCAG GTGTACAAGGTCCTCTAGTTATCATAGAAGATGTTAAATTTCCAAAATATTCCGAAATTGTTACTATACATTTAGGTGACAATACATCACGACAAGGACAAATATTAGAAGTATGTGGTAAAAAAGCAGTAATACAAGTTTTTGAAGGTACAAGCGGaatagataataaaaatagttatgTCGAAGTAAGTGgtgatatattaaaaatgccAATGAGTGATGAAATGCTTGGAAGAGTATTTAATGGTAGTGGTAAACCAATTGATAAAGGGCCAAATATATTGGCAGATGATTATTTAGATATTAATGGAAATCCAATTAACCCACAATGCCGTGTATATCCAAAAGAAATGATACAGACTGGTATATCAACTATTGATGTTATGAATAGTATAGTAAGAGGACAAAAAATTCCTTTATTTAGTGCAGCTGGTTTGCCACATAATGAAATAGGTGCTCAAATATGTAGGCAAGCATCATTAGTTCAAGGAAAAGATGTATTAGATCATTCTGATGAAAATTTTGCAGTTGTTTTTGGTGCTATGGGTGTTAATATGGAAACTGCTCGATATTTTCGACAAGATTTTGAAGAGAATGGAAAAATGGAAAGagtttgtttatttttaaatttagcTAATGATCCAACTATTGAAAGAATATTAACACCAAGAATAGCTTTAACAACTGCTGAATATTTAGcatttgaaaaagaaatgcaTGTATTTGTAATATTAACAGATATGTCATCTTATGCTGATGCTTTAAGAGAAGTTTCTTCAGCACGAGAAGAAGTGCCAGGTCGAAGAGGTTATCCTGGTTATATGTATAGTGATTTATCGACAATATATGAAAGAGCTGGAAGAGTAGAAGGTAGAAATGGTAGTATAACACAATTTCCTATATTAACTATGCcaaatgatgatataacACACCCTATACCCGATTTAACAGGGTATATTACAGAAGGGCAAATATTTGTCGAtagaaatttatataatagacAAATATATCCACCAATTAATGTATTACCATCTTTGTCTCGACTTATGAAAAGTGGaataggaaaaaatatgacaaGAATAGATCATCCATATGTATCAGATCAATTATATAGTAATTATGCTATAGCTCAAGACGTAAAGGCTATGAAAGCTGTTATTGGTGAAGAGGCGTTATCAAACgatgatatattatatttagaatttttagataaatttgaaaagaGATTTATTACTCAAAATACGTATGAATCTCGAGACATTTATCAATCTTTGGAAATTGCATGGGATTTATTAAGAATTTTCCCAGAAGATATgctaaagaaaataaagagcGACATATTATCCAAATATTATCCTCGCCACCATGCAAGTTAA
- a CDS encoding gametocyte-specific protein, putative has protein sequence MVANVLVSSWLVCFFFVFFLINNNVLVLSNLDRNHEHGEKRYSINSENNQFSNEKTKRKQLKTSNFISAVDKTKSLPESTNIIGVVKRFIAKNPTLSVIIVFTLSAVIGFITRIAALNMFKKKICCSPYNDHIGDAIKQNIINEFIERETNKTKENQINKAKENKINNLNEANKINNLNEANKTE, from the coding sequence atggTGGCAAATGTATTGGTATCATCATGGTTagtatgtttttttttcgttttttttttaataaataataatgtattggtattatcaaatttagATAGAAATCATGAACATGGAGAAAAAAGATATTCTATAAACTCAGAAAATAATCAATtttcaaatgaaaaaacgAAGAGAAAACAACTAAAGActtcaaattttatttctgcAGTAGACAAAACTAAAAGTTTACCTGAGAgtacaaatataataggTGTAGTTAAAAGATTTATTGCAAAAAATCCCACACTAAGTGTTATAATTGTGTTCACCCTATCGGCAGTAATAGGATTTATAACACGTATAGCAgcattaaatatgtttaaaaagaaaatttgtTGTTCTCCTTATAACGATCATATAGGCGATGCTATTAAGCAAAATATCATAAACGAATTTATAGAAAGGGAAACTAATAAGACTAAagaaaatcaaataaataaagctaaggaaaataaaataaacaaccTAAATGAggcaaataaaataaacaaccTAAATGAGGCAAATAAAACTGAATGA
- a CDS encoding cytosolic glyoxalase II, putative, with product MKPCAQVLVVPSLEDNFAYVIIDEKTKKAACVDPVEPDKILKKIEKLNVDLEYAFCTHHHYDHSGGNIRIRELHKKIKVIGSAYETTPGATEKAYDSQIVRLGETWIKAIHAPCHTKGHMMYYAYKVDENKNEDLTCAPILFTGDTLFIAGCGRFFEGGAKEMFKNIEKAKSLRPETLIYCGHEYTLNNLKFALSIEKENENMINKMKEVEELLRKKKHSVPSTIKDENLINPFFRTNHYIEKYNTQDEVKILDKLRELKNYF from the exons ATGAAG CCATGTGCACAAGTTTTAGTTGTACCATCACTAGAAGACAATTTTGCTTATGTTATCATCGATGA aaaaacaaaaaaggcTGCATGCGTCGACCCAGTTGAACCAGACAAG attttaaaaaaaatagaaaaattaaacgTAGACCTAGAGTATGCTTTTTGTACTCACCATCACTATGACCACTCAG GTGGAAACATACGAATAAGGGAACTAcataaaaagataaaagTTATTGGGTCAGCATACGAAACAACTCCAGGAGCAACTGAAAAAGCATATGACAGCCAAATTGTTAGATTAG gAGAGACTTGGATAAAAGCTATTCATGCGCCATGCCATACAAAAGGGCACATGATGTATTATGCTTATAAAgtagatgaaaataaaaacgaaGATTTAACTTGTGCCCCGATTTTATTCACTGGAGATACCTTATTCATTGCTGGTTGTGGCCGATTTTTTGAAGGAGGAGCAAAAgaaatgtttaaaaatatagaaaaagcAAAATCCTTGAGACCAGAAACTTTAATATATTGCGGACACGAATACACTCTTAATAATTTGAA ATTTGCCCTTAGtattgaaaaagaaaatgaaaacatgataaataaaatgaaagaaGTAGAAGAATTACtcagaaaaaagaaacattCAGTTCCATCTACAATtaaagatgaaaatttaataaatccgTTTTTTCGAACAAATCattatattgaaaaatataatacacaAGATGAAGTGAAAATATTGGATAAATTGagagaattaaaaaattatttttaa
- a CDS encoding NYN domain-containing protein, putative has protein sequence MKEKFSRNENVEGDNEDLGKINYLERDNILKKCRKKKKKKNNNNNNDDNKTSNNNSHINDSGNDEIKKCVLNVGDDKSEQKENISMDEEDIKNLIFPLDIKLIYGRLSKIKSKKIDKTKDDFTSVLSQALHNVIILYYELYFYNHIDNFKVDVNFYEIYNDIVCLVDDLLGLHRAHLEKNDLSETSEKKDCNSGNHPNNKNKNKDIEKVKDDDLLDYKLDGDENVVHLNFKKMKMKYLSVEIDIIFFCEWHHDNILTSKENPSKYYNSYNKIIMNNMNNLELNDSIYNNNFGIDISDDMNNGIGNCLPQVCEKENNFTSPNKFLKKKKKSNNRKTIDNNDDNNEKKSHTPDNVESNKPNINNSKKEINLKSNDSKKINKIEDKQVEPIKNDKYLKEDRRLCYNLLCKEQPYKAFLLKDTFDFSKSDEEDNTKEIANDSLKRECTNILGVEERVHINMFTPGKENSEKKGLPANNGGIINGSGNYNGNFIEGYPAGNKKLTHVPKEILNITSLLSNPILSLRNIKNFNDVNFPYGYKNSEKKSIYDYCYSYLNKIHDGYDIIPIEGYKFRSIIIDGANVCAKVINNKNSQYYFDNGEIEIIYDCHILYEAYLFFKKIHVEDIIIVLNPVMKQGNEYYLRTKKVFNYTYLEKLIKLNVILISNEKYYHSNKGEVVKRRTYDDVLILELALHKKGCVISNDNYADIWMRTSNRKEIQDIISYYVIKHSYDKNRGFSLDLTKKPLKYILNSLFQKVV, from the exons atgaaagaaaaattttcaaGAAACGAAAATGTAGAAGGGGATAATGAAGACCTtgggaaaataaattatttagaaCGCGAcaatatattgaaaaaatgtagaaaaaaaaaaaaaaaaaaaaataataacaataacaatgatgataataaaacgAGTAATAACAATAGCCACATTAATGATAGTGGAAATGAcgaaataaagaaatgtGTCTTAAATGTGGGGGATGATAAAAGTgaacaaaaagaaaatatatcaatggATGAAGaagacataaaaaatttaatatttccaTTAGACATAAAGTTAATATATGGGcgtttatcaaaaataaaatctaaaaaaattgataaaacGAAAGATGATTTTACAAGTGTACTTAGCCAAGCTTTACataatgtaataatattatattatgaattatatttttataatcatatagacaattttaaagttgatgttaatttttatgaaatatataatgacaTAGTATGCTTAGTAGATGATTTATTGGGGTTACATAGGGCtcatttagaaaaaaatgatttaagTGAAACTAGTGAAAAAAAGGATTGTAATTCAGGCAACCatccaaataataaaaataaaaataaagatattgAAAAGGTAAAAGATGATGATTTATTAGACTATAAACTTGATGGCGATGAAAATGTTGtacatttaaattttaaaaaaatgaaaatgaaatatttatctgtagaaatagatataatatttttttgtgagtGGCAtcatgataatatattaacatcTAAAGAGAACCcatcaaaatattataatagctacaataaaataataatgaataatatgaataatttaGAACTAAATGAttcaatttataataacaacTTTGGTATTGACATTAGTGATGATATGAATAATGGGATAGGTAATTGTCTTCCTCAGGTGTgtgaaaaggaaaataattttaccTCACCAAATAAgtttctaaaaaaaaaaaaaaaaagtaataatcGTAAAACtattgataataatgatgataacaatgaaaaaaaaagccaTACTCCTGATAACGTTGAAAGTAATAAGcctaatataaataattcgaAGAAggaaattaatttaaaatctaatgatagtaaaaaaataaataaaatagaagaTAAACAAGTGGAacctataaaaaatgataagtATTTAAAGGAAGATAGAAGGTTATGCTATAATTTGTTATGTAAAGAACAGCCATATAAGGCTTTCTTGTTAAAAGATACATTTGATTTTAGCAAATCAGATGAAGAAGATAATACAAAAGAAATAGCCAATGATTCATTAAAAAGGGAATGCACAAATATATTGGGGGTAGAAGAAAGagtacatataaatatgtttacaCCAGGAAAGGAAaattcagaaaaaaaaggcTTACCTGCAAATAATGGCGGTATAATCAACGGAAGTGGTAATTACAATGGGAATTTCATCGAAGGTTATCCAGCTGGAAATAAGAAATTAACACATGTCCctaaagaaatattaaacaTAACCTCGTTGCTAAGTAATCCTATATTGTCATTAcgtaatataaaaaattttaatgatgtaaattttccatatggatataaaaatagcgaAAAGAAAAGCATATATGATTATTGTTATTCttatttaaacaaaatacaTGATGGATATGATATAATTCCTATAGAAGGATATAAATTTCGATCGATAATAATTGATGGCGCAAATGTTTGTGCTaaagtaataaataataaaaattctcaatattattttgacaATGGGGAAATagaaattatttatgattgccacatattatatgaagcatatttattttttaaaaaaattcatgttgaagatattataattgttttaaatcCTGTTATGAAACAGGGtaatgaatattatttacgaacaaaaaaagtttttaattatacatatcttgaaaaattaataaaactaaatgttatattaataagcaatgaaaaatattatcatagTAATAAGGGGGAGGTAGTTAAAAGAAGAACTTATGATGATGTATTGATACTGGAATTAGCTTTACATAAAA agGGATGTGTTATCTCTAATGATAACTATGCAGATATATGGATGAGGACATCAAACCGTAAAGAAATACAAGACATAATATCTTATTATGTTATTAAACATagttatgataaaaatagagGGTTTTCATTagatttaacaaaaaagcCGCTGaaatacatattaaattcattatttcaAAAAGTTGTTTAA
- a CDS encoding ribosomal protein L25, putative: MNFLRRLNGKKYFMYTSKRNNLNYKLHLKFKQWNYLKSEIINYFNSNNNVNTTVNLEARCWERFKKKELLQAHGYIPAIIWKYGEEKRICINHKEIDEYAFEEEDGHLSLLFSARLFKIHIGDEVVECVVSHVEADPVEKHIYFLKFARVVENEITQVNIPCSIVGLIGSPAYINGYHVQLALNYIKCNVLGNNIPPPFQIDVSKLSYKEPYNSIKLRELMHLLPENGNVIFSEEYDLDQTEVVWTYEPGKIPETPLPDDYIDPNFLNKRGKRIQLTYKDYWPKQ, translated from the exons atgaatTTTTTGAGACGGCttaatggaaaaaaatatttcatgtACACttcaaaaagaaataacCTAAACTATAAATTACATCTTAAGTTTAAGCAAtggaattatttaaaaagtgaaattataaattattttaattccaACAATAATGTGAATACGACAGTCAATTTAGAAGCTAGGTGCTGGGAAAGGTTTAAGAAAAAGGAATTATTACAAGCCCATGGGTATATCCCTGCTATCATATGGAAGTATGgtgaagaaaaaagaatttgCATAAACCATAAAGAAATTGATGAATATGCATTTGAGGAAGAAGATGGACACTTATCATTGT tATTTTCGGCgagattatttaaaatccATATCGGCGACGAAGTAGTCGAATGTGTTGTGTCGCATGTAGAGGCAGATCCAG TTGAGAAgcacatatatttcttgAAATTCGCAAGGGTTGTAGAGAATGAGATAACACAAGTAAATATTCCATGTAGTATAGTAGGGCTAATTGGATCTCcagcatatataaatggatATCATGTTCAATTAGccttaaattatataaagtgTAATGTTTTAGGGAATAATATCCCTCCTCCTTTTCAAATAGATGTTTCAAAGTTATCATATAAAGAGCCATATAATTCCATCAAATTAAGAGAATTGATg CATTTGCTTCCAGAAAATGGTAATGTAATATTCTCTGAGGAATATGACTTAGATCAAACTGAGGTTGTTTGGACATACGAGCCTGGAAAG ATTCCTGAAACTCCATTACCCGATGATTATATTGATCCCAATTTTTTGAACAAAAGAGGAAAGCGAATCCAACTAACATACAAAGATTATTGGCCAAAGCAATAa
- a CDS encoding methyltransferase, putative produces MFTFSSFRKLLFGVTVSSGGIVFSCFYVYKKNRPLNDYNVDVPSEKFRIKVFDDLAKNYDEKNDFVEKITSISKYKKKNFRKVRGVVLEIGAGTGRNFNFFKNIDALVCVEKSEKMCEQLKKKIEKINPPYPVYVINNDIKNSYFKPDTFDSVVSSFSLCSLEHVDECLQQVYEVMKQDGKFFLVERGIIYNKFIRYILEKFDLYPNRKIPWEYGYYENRSPLDILKNNGFNITFKMIKNAGSIYILIAKKIKRLPNKTLNENNQIYTNQSADKDTPKKKEIHINEILLEKDKVPIYYIHTNDLKKN; encoded by the exons atgtttacGTTTTCCTCCTTTAGAAAG CTATTGTTTGGTGTGACAGTTTCAAGCGGGGGAATAGTATTCAGCtgtttttatgtttataaaaaaaataggcCCTTAAATGATTATAATGTAGATGTGCCAAGTGAGAAATTTCGAATAAAAGTATTTGATGATTTagcaaaaaattatgatgaaaaaaatgattttgttgaaaaaattacatctattagcaaatataaaaaaaaaaactttcgAAAAGTTAGAGGGGTTGTATTAGAAATAGGAGCAGGGACAGGCcgaaattttaatttttttaaaaatatagatgcATTAGTATGTGTAgaaaaaagtgaaaaaatgtgtgaacagctgaaaaaaaaaatagaaaaaataaacccTCCATATCCTGTATATGTTATAAacaatgatataaaaaatagttatttTAAACCTGACACTTTTGATTCTGTAGTTTCATCTTTCTCCTTATGCTCATTAGAGCATGTTGATGAATGTTTACAACAAGTTTACGAAGTCATGAAACAGGatggaaaattttttttagttgaAAGaggtattatttataataaatttattagatatattttagaaaaatttgATTTATATCCAAATAGAAAAATTCCATGGGAATATGGATACTACGAAAATCGATCTCCTTtggatattttaaaaaacaatggATTTAACATTACttttaaaatgataaaaaatgcgggaagtatatatatcttaatagctaagaaaataaaacgaTTACCAAATAAAACGCTAAACGAAAATAaccaaatatatacaaatcaAAGCGCTGACAAAGATACaccgaaaaaaaaagaaattcaTATTAACGAAATATTGCTAGAGAAGGATAAAGTTcctatttattatattcatacaaatgatcttaaaaaaaattag
- a CDS encoding peptidyl-tRNA hydrolase 2, putative: MNPDINGKLTNIENDRHGIIVLVLAFLCGFILGLCFKYICQIKKNASKIRDIYETVNAYGSDCKMVFCVRTDIKMNKGKIASQCCHACLGVYEKILKRNNKLKANENSKNVLTYYDIWKKTGQKKIVLKISSLEEMYEIEKKAQMDGLITSIIVDAGRTQIEPNTETVIAIEPVPDEIVNKITGQLKLL, translated from the exons ATGAATCCAGATATAAATGGCAAATTAACTAACATAGAAAATGATAGACATGGAATTATCGTTTTAGTTCTAGCGTTTTTGTGTGGATTTATACTTGGGTTATGTTTTAAGTACATAtgccaaataaaaaaaaatgcatcaAAAATAAGAGACATTTATGAAACCGTCAATGCATACGGCAGTGACTGTAAAATGGTTTTTTGTGTTAGAACag acataaaaatgaataaaggaaaaataGCTTCTCAGTGTTGTCATGCTTGCTTGGGTGTTTATGAGAAAATtctaaaaagaaataacaAACTGAAAGCTAatgaaaattcaaaaaatgttttaacctattatgatatatggaaaaaaactggccaaaaaaaaattgttctTAAAATATCA agTTTAGAAGAAATGTatgaaattgaaaaaaaagcacAAATGGATGGACTAATTACTTCGATTATTGTCGACGCG GGAAGGACACAAATCGAGCCAAACACCGAAACTGTGATTGCTATTGAGCCAG TTCCCGATGAAATAGtcaataaaataacagGACAACTAAAGCTACTGTAG
- a CDS encoding transcription factor, putative, which yields MKKKHKNNDYLNQNKETKENTNHYNEKYEDESENSENKMNNSLSPLIHAHDSFESELKQNNKKERMKKNKSNIVKRETNDYLDSENSSSYETNNSNNKMSDPKKKEKKLKENKNSNLSIDNVTTEDMLNYFIDHYNNEISIEHDELCQILTGKKYFDIERLTKNLTDITHQSLMIKSIQKEKEQFCKHCGYIFNYDDYNYLFIKRFNMSKLKYDDNNPALCENTIKCIYCGYIIDDLDINDNINYNPNNYIELHSYREKYLFDNNKKMYWQNKIATFDKNVELFKEGENAAYNITYEKCTDCGHDFLYFVNIQTRSADEGSTIIYFCPNCKKQTTVNN from the coding sequence atgaaaaaaaaacataaaaataatgattatttaaatcaaaataaagaaacaaaagaaaacaCAAATCATTACAATGAGAAATATGAAGACGAAAGCGAAAATTctgaaaacaaaatgaataacaGTTTATCCCCCCTTATACATGCTCATGATAGTTTTGAATCTGAATTGaaacaaaacaataaaaaggaaaggatgaaaaaaaataaatccaaTATTGTAAAGAGAGAAACAAATGATTATCTTGATAGCGAAAATTCGTCATCATATGAAACAAACAATAGTAACAATAAAATGAGTGAccccaaaaaaaaagaaaaaaaattaaaagaaaataaaaattccaATCTTAGTATTGATAATGTAACAACAGAAGATATgctaaattattttatagatcattataataatgaaataagtATAGAACATGATGAGCTATGCCAAATATTAACaggtaaaaaatattttgatatagaaagattaacaaaaaatttaacaGATATTACTCATCAATCATTAATGATTAAAAGTatacaaaaagaaaaagaacaATTTTGCAAACATTGtggttatatatttaattatgatgattataattatttatttataaaacgCTTTAATATgtcaaaattaaaatatgatgataataatcCAGCTTTATGTGAAAATACTattaaatgtatttattgTGGTTACATAATAGACGATTTAGATATAAATgacaatataaattataatccaaataattatatcgAGCTACATTCATAtagagaaaaatatttatttgataataataaaaaaatgtattggcaaaataaaattgctacttttgataaaaatgttgaattatttaaggAAGGGGAAAATGCAGCTTATAATATAACCTATGAAAAATGTACAGACTGTGGTCAtgattttctttattttgttaatatacaAACTCGAAGTGCTGATGAAGGATCCACTATCATTTACTTTTGCCCTAATTGCAAAAAGCAAACAACTGTCAATAATTAA